A region from the Geotrypetes seraphini chromosome 10, aGeoSer1.1, whole genome shotgun sequence genome encodes:
- the LOC117367856 gene encoding disintegrin and metalloproteinase domain-containing protein 15-like, producing MEQDCDSWVHKMRWISHTEARAMGQAPPERPRPPQRMQSTELQVMPPTTKGTAFDRPAPPSRPLPDDPVPRKSQPQVPVKPPPPKKPLPSDPATQDQEELLSAVPIYTPQAVVFPSRPAPPPPTAIGGNLQAQQV from the exons ATGGAACAGGATTGTGATTCCTGGGTGCATAAAATGAGGTG GATTTCTCATACAGAAGCACGAGCCATGGGCCAGGCACCCCCTGAACGCCCAAGACCCCCTCAGCGGATGCAGAGCACAGAGCTCCAGGTGATGCCGCCCACGACTAAG GGCACAGCTTTCGACAGGCCTGCCCCACCCTCAAGACCTCTGCCAGATGACCCCGTGCCAAGGAAGTCTCAG CCTCAAGTTCCTGTGAAACCACCTCCCCCAAAGAAGCCCCTGCCCTCGGACCCGGCGACCCAAGACCAAGAAGAGCTGCTTTCTGCCGTGCCCATATACACGCCTCAGGCAGTAGTGTTCCCTTCCAG GCCGGCGCCCCCTCCGCCTACAGCCATTGGTGGGAACCTCCAGGCGCAGCAAGTGTAA